One genomic region from Halococcus qingdaonensis encodes:
- a CDS encoding ABC transporter permease, with amino-acid sequence MVAAGRERVNAQHWGERLAVPTAFVLTVAILAVVFYYPVLSVLREAVVRAGSLTAAPLVDVLGDPFYTGVAHHLFTAPLSIPAGVLEWVQSGFPPVEFGLFGFTAYQAFLSTLASVVIGLPGAYLLARFEFRGRRTLRSLTILPFVLPSIMVAVGFLAMFGQNGLLNDVLGALGLGQVNLLFTLEIIVLAHAFYNAPLVTRLVTTAWEGVDARRVETARALGAGPFRAFRDIVVPQLLPALLTAALLTFVFTFLSFPIVLALGGLRLATVEVWLYARVQDLELAEAATLGTIETVLSLALTYLYLRYEARQTTASGGTTLPRRALAVGWRTLRDPVRIGLAIYGVAILVLFVGPLVSMIVESVTGPNGLTSAYYEFLLDQQATTAAGTTKPLPAIANSLAFGVGTLALAVPMGIVVSLMATRGGTGSRLAETLMSAPLAVSGVVVGLGLLQTLVFGTTIAGYRFTAGGALAIVVAHAVAAYPFVTRNVTPALAGIDSQLVDSARSLGASRFRTLLDVELPLVWTAVLAGGAFAFAISIGEFDTTVLLAEGVESYTMPVALERYIGNRSLGPSLGPATAMGTVLLLVTAASFLVIERLGGRWEP; translated from the coding sequence GTGGTCGCGGCTGGTCGCGAGCGGGTGAACGCGCAGCACTGGGGCGAGCGACTCGCCGTCCCGACCGCGTTCGTCCTCACCGTCGCGATTCTGGCAGTCGTCTTCTACTACCCCGTTCTGAGTGTGCTCCGCGAGGCGGTCGTCCGAGCCGGCTCGCTGACGGCCGCCCCGCTGGTCGACGTGCTCGGCGACCCCTTCTACACCGGCGTCGCCCACCATCTGTTCACTGCACCACTCTCGATTCCAGCCGGCGTGCTCGAATGGGTGCAATCCGGGTTCCCACCGGTCGAGTTCGGTCTGTTCGGCTTCACCGCCTATCAGGCGTTCCTCTCGACGCTGGCGAGCGTCGTCATCGGGCTGCCGGGAGCGTATCTGCTCGCTCGCTTCGAGTTCCGTGGCCGGCGGACGCTCCGCTCGCTCACCATTCTCCCCTTCGTGCTGCCGTCGATCATGGTCGCGGTCGGTTTCCTCGCCATGTTCGGCCAGAACGGTCTGCTCAACGACGTGTTGGGTGCGCTCGGTCTCGGGCAGGTGAATCTGCTGTTCACGCTCGAAATCATCGTGCTCGCGCACGCGTTCTACAACGCGCCGCTCGTGACGCGGCTCGTGACGACCGCCTGGGAGGGCGTCGATGCTCGGCGCGTCGAGACGGCTCGCGCACTCGGTGCCGGCCCGTTTCGTGCCTTTCGCGACATCGTGGTGCCACAGCTCCTTCCCGCACTGCTGACCGCCGCGTTGCTCACGTTCGTCTTCACCTTTCTCTCCTTCCCGATCGTGCTCGCGCTCGGGGGGTTGCGCCTCGCCACCGTCGAGGTCTGGCTCTACGCGCGCGTCCAGGACCTCGAACTCGCCGAGGCCGCGACGCTCGGGACCATCGAGACGGTTCTCTCGCTCGCGCTCACCTATCTCTATCTCCGATACGAGGCCCGACAGACGACCGCGAGCGGCGGAACGACGCTCCCGCGGCGCGCGCTCGCGGTCGGCTGGCGAACGCTGCGTGACCCGGTTCGGATCGGGCTCGCGATCTACGGCGTCGCGATCCTCGTCCTGTTCGTCGGCCCGCTCGTGAGCATGATCGTCGAGAGCGTCACCGGGCCGAACGGGCTGACGAGTGCGTACTACGAGTTCCTGCTCGACCAGCAGGCGACGACGGCGGCCGGCACGACGAAACCGCTGCCGGCGATCGCGAACTCGCTGGCCTTCGGCGTCGGCACGCTCGCGCTCGCGGTGCCGATGGGGATCGTCGTCTCGCTGATGGCGACCCGCGGCGGGACCGGCTCGCGGCTGGCCGAGACGCTGATGAGCGCGCCGCTGGCGGTCAGCGGCGTCGTCGTCGGCCTCGGACTGCTCCAGACGCTCGTCTTCGGGACGACGATCGCCGGCTATCGGTTCACCGCCGGCGGCGCGCTCGCCATCGTCGTCGCGCACGCAGTCGCGGCCTACCCGTTCGTGACGCGCAACGTCACCCCGGCGCTCGCCGGCATCGACTCGCAGCTCGTCGATTCGGCACGCTCGCTCGGCGCGAGTCGGTTTCGCACCCTGCTCGACGTCGAGCTCCCGCTCGTGTGGACGGCGGTGCTCGCCGGCGGGGCGTTCGCCTTCGCCATCTCGATCGGCGAGTTCGATACGACGGTTTTACTCGCCGAGGGCGTCGAGAGCTACACGATGCCGGTCGCGCTCGAACGGTACATCGGCAATCGCTCGCTCGGGCCGAGCCTCGGACCAGCGACCGCGATGGGCACCGTCCTCCTGCTGGTGACGGCCGCGAGCTTCCTCGTCATCGAGCGCCTCGGCGGGCGGTGGGAGCCATGA
- a CDS encoding thiamine ABC transporter substrate-binding protein — MDRRQFLRRSSAGVAGLAMLAGCTGAGDSGSGSEANGSSNGTRTTSAGSDSTATTGSASSGGTLRVATYSSFTGEDTAGNWLKSAFEKENSGTTVEFLTPENGVNQYVQRAKQGAPIDADIYLGLNTAELVRARKKLDKPLFQSVGEDLDGADGLKKPLRIDPKKRAVPYDTGYISLVYNENEVEEPKTFDSLLESRYEGDLITENAQQSDPGRAFLLWSIIAKGEQNYLDYWKQLVGNGVKVLSDWEPAYQAYSDGEAPMVVSYSTDQVYYHGPDVDISKHQIGFLNDQGYANPETMALFESANDPQLARTFMEFVLTKNAQSKIAVKNVQFPAVKGVTPSKEFDKYAKEPPETVTHSYDELAGSVESWVEEWSRLVASG, encoded by the coding sequence ATGGATAGACGGCAGTTCCTTCGACGGTCGAGCGCAGGCGTCGCCGGGCTGGCGATGCTGGCGGGCTGTACGGGGGCAGGCGATAGCGGAAGCGGTTCCGAAGCAAACGGGTCGAGCAATGGAACGAGGACCACCAGCGCAGGGAGTGACAGCACGGCGACGACCGGCAGCGCGTCGTCCGGCGGGACGCTGCGGGTCGCGACCTACTCGTCGTTCACCGGCGAGGACACGGCGGGCAACTGGCTCAAATCCGCCTTCGAGAAAGAGAATTCGGGAACGACCGTCGAGTTCCTCACGCCGGAGAACGGCGTCAATCAGTACGTCCAGCGGGCCAAACAGGGTGCGCCGATCGACGCCGATATCTACCTCGGACTGAACACGGCCGAACTCGTCCGTGCGCGGAAGAAGCTCGACAAGCCGCTGTTCCAGTCGGTCGGTGAGGATCTCGACGGTGCCGACGGGCTGAAGAAGCCGTTGCGGATCGATCCCAAGAAGCGCGCCGTGCCGTACGATACAGGCTACATCTCGCTCGTCTACAACGAGAACGAGGTCGAGGAGCCGAAGACGTTCGACTCGCTGCTCGAATCGCGTTACGAGGGCGATCTCATCACCGAGAACGCCCAGCAGTCCGATCCCGGGCGGGCGTTCCTACTCTGGTCGATCATCGCCAAGGGTGAGCAGAACTACCTCGACTACTGGAAGCAGCTCGTCGGCAACGGCGTGAAGGTGCTCTCGGACTGGGAGCCGGCCTATCAGGCCTACTCGGACGGCGAAGCGCCGATGGTGGTCTCGTACTCGACCGACCAGGTCTACTACCACGGTCCCGACGTCGATATCTCGAAACACCAGATCGGTTTCCTCAACGATCAGGGCTACGCGAACCCCGAGACGATGGCGCTGTTCGAGAGCGCGAACGACCCGCAGCTCGCCCGGACGTTCATGGAGTTCGTGCTCACGAAGAACGCACAGTCGAAGATCGCGGTCAAGAACGTCCAGTTCCCGGCGGTAAAGGGCGTCACGCCGAGCAAGGAGTTCGACAAGTACGCCAAGGAGCCGCCCGAGACGGTCACACACTCCTACGACGAGCTCGCCGGCTCGGTCGAGTCGTGGGTCGAGGAGTGGTCGCGGCTGGTCGCGAGCGGGTGA
- the pan1 gene encoding proteasome-activating nucleotidase Pan1 translates to MTDTVDDVDQPYDTDASQQEKIESLEERIDILDGQNEEMRDKLLDANAENNKYKQKLERLTHENKKLKQSPLFVATVQEITDDGVIIKQHGNNQEAVTEVTPETREEIEPGSRVAVNNSLSVVTDLSDETDVRARVMEVEESPGVNYEDIGGLEEQMNEVRETVELPLESPEMFSDVGIEPPSGVLLHGPPGTGKTMLAKAVANQTDATFIKMAGSELVHKFIGEGAKLVRDLFEVAREHEPAVIFIDEIDAIASKRTDSKTSGDAEVQRTMMQLLSEMDGFEERGEVRIIAATNRFDMLDRAILRPGRFDRLIEVPKPNAEGREKIFEIHTRGMNLADDVTFEELATDIAEASGADIKAICTEAGMFAIRDDRTEVRMEDFHEAWTKIDTDEADADVSKTFA, encoded by the coding sequence ATGACCGATACGGTCGACGACGTGGACCAACCGTACGATACCGACGCCTCACAACAGGAGAAGATCGAATCGCTCGAAGAGCGCATCGACATCCTCGACGGCCAGAACGAGGAGATGCGCGACAAGCTGCTCGACGCGAACGCCGAGAACAACAAGTACAAACAGAAACTCGAGCGGCTCACCCACGAGAACAAGAAGCTGAAACAGTCGCCGCTGTTCGTCGCCACCGTCCAGGAGATCACCGACGACGGCGTCATCATCAAACAGCACGGCAACAACCAGGAGGCGGTCACCGAGGTCACGCCGGAGACCCGCGAGGAGATCGAGCCCGGCTCCCGTGTGGCGGTGAACAACTCGCTGTCGGTCGTCACCGATCTCTCGGACGAGACCGATGTCCGGGCTCGTGTGATGGAGGTCGAGGAGAGCCCCGGTGTGAACTACGAGGACATCGGCGGGCTCGAAGAGCAGATGAACGAGGTGCGCGAGACCGTCGAACTCCCGCTCGAATCACCGGAGATGTTCTCCGACGTCGGCATCGAGCCGCCCTCGGGCGTCCTGCTGCACGGCCCGCCCGGCACGGGCAAGACGATGCTCGCCAAAGCCGTCGCCAACCAGACCGATGCGACCTTCATCAAGATGGCCGGCTCCGAGCTCGTCCACAAGTTCATCGGCGAGGGCGCGAAGCTCGTCCGCGATCTCTTCGAGGTCGCCCGCGAGCACGAGCCCGCCGTCATCTTCATCGACGAGATCGACGCCATCGCCTCCAAACGAACGGACTCCAAGACCTCCGGCGACGCCGAGGTCCAGCGGACGATGATGCAGTTGCTCTCGGAGATGGACGGCTTCGAGGAACGCGGCGAGGTCAGAATCATCGCCGCCACGAATCGCTTCGACATGCTCGATCGGGCGATCCTCCGTCCCGGCCGGTTCGATCGCCTCATCGAGGTGCCGAAACCGAACGCCGAGGGCCGTGAGAAGATCTTCGAGATCCACACGCGCGGGATGAACCTCGCCGACGACGTCACGTTCGAGGAGCTCGCCACCGATATCGCCGAGGCCAGCGGGGCCGACATCAAGGCGATCTGTACCGAAGCCGGCATGTTCGCCATCCGCGACGACCGGACCGAGGTGCGGATGGAGGACTTCCACGAGGCGTGGACGAAGATCGACACCGACGAGGCCGACGCGGACGTCTCGAAGACGTTCGCTTGA
- a CDS encoding molybdopterin molybdotransferase MoeA: MARTDLARTDAVERLLDHRHRALDSLPGEPVSLDALAGRTLAEDVYAPTAVPPHDYATMDGFAIATDDESPAIAAEVFPEDEPPALDEGEAARIATGAPLPARTDAVLKVEDTTVENEQVSGPQLAPGTNVSPRGGTAQAGETLFDAGTRLAARHAALLRDVGIESVTVHERFSVGIVATGTEIHEGRQPDRDSAFLAGLVREWGHEPTIRESVPDDSAAVRSAIESAAATHDVVLTTGGTSVGSADHVATVLEAHDPLFESVRLRPGRPVMAAIIDGALVVALPGKPLAAHTAAVLVARPFFTGQWRLPSITAGLTSAVEIPDDDREYAVPVVLDGNEAIPLGHADSSLPIYDEQFAPGLVSANTRTTTANGIVLAERSLDAGQPVAVVPYRVLA; the protein is encoded by the coding sequence ATGGCCAGAACGGATCTCGCCCGCACGGACGCGGTCGAGCGACTGCTCGATCACCGCCACAGGGCGCTCGACAGCCTTCCCGGCGAACCCGTCTCCCTCGACGCGCTCGCCGGTCGCACGCTCGCCGAGGACGTGTACGCCCCGACCGCCGTGCCGCCGCACGACTACGCGACGATGGATGGGTTCGCGATCGCCACCGACGACGAGTCGCCGGCGATCGCCGCTGAAGTGTTCCCCGAGGACGAGCCACCGGCACTCGACGAGGGGGAAGCTGCCCGCATCGCCACCGGCGCGCCGCTGCCCGCCCGGACCGATGCCGTGCTGAAAGTCGAGGACACGACCGTCGAGAACGAACAGGTTTCGGGCCCACAGCTCGCCCCGGGCACGAACGTCTCGCCACGCGGTGGGACGGCGCAGGCGGGCGAGACGCTGTTCGACGCCGGGACGCGACTCGCCGCCCGGCACGCGGCGCTCCTGCGCGATGTCGGCATCGAGTCCGTAACCGTCCACGAGCGGTTCTCGGTTGGGATCGTGGCGACCGGCACCGAGATCCACGAGGGTCGCCAGCCCGACCGCGATTCGGCATTCCTCGCCGGGCTCGTCCGGGAGTGGGGCCACGAGCCAACGATCCGCGAGAGCGTTCCCGACGACTCCGCAGCCGTGCGCAGCGCCATCGAGAGCGCCGCCGCGACCCACGACGTGGTGCTCACGACGGGTGGGACGAGCGTCGGGAGCGCCGACCACGTCGCCACGGTGCTCGAAGCCCACGATCCGCTGTTCGAGAGCGTCCGCCTCCGGCCCGGACGGCCGGTGATGGCGGCGATCATCGACGGCGCGCTCGTCGTCGCGCTACCGGGCAAGCCGCTCGCTGCCCACACCGCCGCCGTGCTCGTCGCCCGGCCATTTTTCACCGGCCAGTGGCGACTGCCCTCGATCACCGCCGGGCTGACCAGTGCCGTCGAGATCCCCGACGACGACCGCGAGTACGCGGTACCGGTCGTCCTCGACGGCAACGAGGCCATCCCACTCGGCCACGCCGATTCGTCGCTGCCGATCTACGACGAGCAGTTCGCACCGGGGCTCGTTTCCGCCAACACGAGGACGACGACTGCGAACGGGATCGTCCTCGCCGAGCGCTCGCTCGATGCCGGCCAGCCGGTCGCGGTCGTTCCCTATCGGGTGCTCGCATGA
- a CDS encoding transcription initiation factor IIB: MEGTTHIRQREPSEQDERATEDAQTDESERVCPECGGRLVEDESHGETTCTECGLVVSTDEIDHGPEWRAFDSAERDRKKRTGAPTTKMMHDKGLSSQIGWQNKDAYGNTLSSRKRQRMQRLRTWDERFRTRDSKERNLKQALGEIERMASALGVPKDVRETASVIYRRALSEDLLPGRSIEGVSTAALYAGIRQMGLPRSVEEVGAVSRVDEMEFKRAYRYINQELDLEIGPPNPKQYVSRFASDLDVSEETERRARDLLETAERQAVHSGKSPVGLAGAALYAAGILTNRKLTQDEVSEVAEVSNVTIRNRYHELMEVAEDGSGQSAAAL; encoded by the coding sequence TTGGAAGGCACTACCCACATCCGACAGCGAGAACCGAGCGAACAGGACGAACGAGCCACCGAGGACGCCCAGACGGACGAATCCGAGCGAGTCTGTCCCGAGTGCGGCGGCCGACTGGTCGAGGACGAGAGTCACGGCGAGACCACCTGCACGGAGTGCGGGCTCGTGGTCTCGACCGACGAGATCGACCACGGCCCCGAGTGGCGGGCGTTCGACAGCGCCGAACGCGACCGGAAGAAGCGCACCGGCGCGCCCACCACCAAGATGATGCACGACAAGGGGCTGTCGAGCCAGATCGGCTGGCAGAACAAGGACGCCTACGGCAACACGCTGAGTTCGCGCAAGCGCCAGCGGATGCAGCGCCTGCGAACCTGGGACGAACGGTTCCGCACGCGTGACTCGAAGGAACGGAACCTGAAGCAGGCGCTCGGCGAGATCGAGCGCATGGCGAGCGCGCTCGGCGTCCCGAAGGACGTCCGCGAGACCGCATCGGTCATCTACCGTCGCGCGCTCTCCGAGGATCTCCTGCCCGGACGATCGATCGAGGGCGTCTCGACCGCCGCGCTGTACGCGGGCATCCGCCAGATGGGGCTGCCCCGCAGCGTCGAGGAAGTCGGAGCGGTCTCGCGGGTCGACGAGATGGAGTTCAAGCGCGCCTACCGCTACATCAATCAGGAGCTCGATCTGGAGATCGGCCCGCCGAACCCGAAACAGTACGTCTCACGGTTCGCCTCCGATCTCGACGTGAGCGAGGAGACCGAACGCCGTGCACGCGACCTGCTCGAAACGGCCGAGCGACAGGCCGTCCACAGCGGCAAGAGCCCCGTCGGGCTGGCCGGCGCGGCGCTCTACGCCGCCGGCATCCTCACCAACCGCAAGCTCACCCAGGACGAGGTCAGCGAGGTCGCCGAGGTCAGCAACGTAACCATCAGAAACCGCTATCACGAGCTGATGGAGGTCGCCGAGGACGGGAGCGGCCAGTCCGCGGCGGCCCTCTAG
- a CDS encoding nucleotidyltransferase family protein translates to MSEELRHVDPNTIHESISERAGHEPTVVGVLLAAGGSSRFGERNKLLAEIDGEPLVRRAARTLLDSRVSRVVAVLGHQSSTVSDALADFDVAFVANDAYERGLSTSVERGARVAADGDADAAIFLPGDMPFVESATVDLLVDCFAGGVADAVAATYEGQRGNPVLFGADHFDALCVVEGDVGGRDILLDDGVLLDTDDAGVVTDIDTQDDLERVR, encoded by the coding sequence ATGAGCGAGGAGCTCCGTCACGTCGACCCGAACACGATCCACGAATCGATTTCGGAACGAGCGGGCCACGAGCCGACGGTCGTCGGCGTGCTGCTCGCCGCGGGCGGAAGCAGCCGTTTCGGCGAGCGGAACAAGCTCCTCGCCGAGATCGACGGAGAACCGCTCGTCCGCCGCGCCGCCCGCACGCTGCTCGACTCGCGGGTATCGCGCGTCGTCGCCGTGCTCGGCCACCAGTCGAGCACCGTCAGCGACGCGCTCGCTGACTTCGACGTCGCGTTCGTCGCGAACGACGCCTATGAGCGCGGACTCTCGACCTCCGTCGAGCGTGGCGCGCGTGTGGCTGCCGACGGCGACGCGGACGCTGCGATCTTCCTCCCCGGGGACATGCCGTTCGTCGAGAGCGCGACCGTCGATCTGCTCGTCGACTGCTTCGCCGGCGGCGTCGCCGATGCCGTGGCCGCCACCTACGAGGGCCAGCGCGGCAATCCGGTGTTGTTCGGTGCCGATCACTTCGACGCGCTGTGCGTGGTCGAGGGTGACGTCGGTGGCAGAGACATCCTGCTCGATGACGGCGTGCTGCTCGACACCGACGACGCGGGCGTCGTCACGGATATCGACACGCAGGACGATCTCGAACGCGTCCGGTGA
- a CDS encoding helix-turn-helix domain-containing protein, with protein sequence MSNACIVRGEIPAQEFALYEALDSLPDVEFEVERIVQSGDKAAMPLMWIRNATVEAVEEAFADDPSVDELELLSAFDEEQLYRMQWISEVEVVLQMLTNSRATITDAYGTDGRWYLRVLYPNRESLSKTVQFADDNGLTFDVRAIRQLEGEPAGRFGLTEAQFEALETAVEAGYYQVPRETDQSELADQLNISHQALSERLRRATGALIEDALLVGAVEARRED encoded by the coding sequence ATGTCCAACGCCTGTATCGTTCGGGGGGAGATCCCGGCCCAGGAGTTCGCGCTGTACGAGGCGCTCGACTCGCTGCCAGACGTCGAGTTCGAGGTCGAGCGCATCGTCCAGAGCGGCGACAAGGCGGCCATGCCGCTGATGTGGATCCGCAACGCCACGGTCGAGGCCGTCGAAGAGGCCTTCGCGGACGACCCGAGCGTCGATGAACTCGAACTGCTGTCGGCGTTCGACGAGGAACAGCTCTACCGCATGCAGTGGATCTCCGAGGTCGAGGTGGTGCTCCAGATGCTGACGAACTCGCGGGCGACCATCACCGACGCCTACGGCACCGATGGGCGATGGTATCTCCGCGTGCTCTACCCCAACCGCGAATCGCTCTCGAAGACCGTGCAGTTCGCCGACGACAACGGACTCACCTTCGACGTCAGGGCCATCCGGCAGCTCGAAGGCGAGCCCGCCGGCCGCTTCGGACTCACCGAGGCACAGTTCGAGGCGCTCGAAACCGCGGTCGAAGCGGGTTACTATCAGGTCCCGCGCGAGACCGACCAGAGCGAACTCGCCGACCAGTTGAATATCTCCCATCAGGCGCTCTCGGAGCGGCTCCGCCGCGCGACGGGCGCGCTCATCGAGGACGCGCTGTTGGTCGGTGCGGTGGAGGCACGGCGCGAGGACTGA
- a CDS encoding ABC transporter ATP-binding protein, which yields MSDTIPERDRTTADAGVALDDITVDFGGVTALEDVSLSVDEGEFFTLVGPSGCGKTTTLRAIAGFEEPSAGEVHIDGRRVTDLAPERRDVGVVFQHYALFPHMTVRENVAYGLRFRDPPGDVTDDERVDELLSLVDMAGMGEREPEQLSGGQQQRIALARALAPGPDVLLLDEPLSALDARLRERLRVTIREIQQELGITTIYVTHDQSEALAISDRVAVVSGGRIEQVAPPETVYREPRSRFVAEFVGENNLLDGEVTESAPPRAIVDGTAIGLPESAAVDVGNSVTLCVRPEVLSLGEHETASNATTLTATVEHREFLGDAYRVHCSWNGRSLLVKTDSREPPEGTVTLTVAASDIHLLSDSGR from the coding sequence ATGAGCGACACGATTCCCGAGCGCGACCGCACCACAGCGGACGCTGGCGTGGCGCTCGACGACATCACCGTCGATTTCGGTGGCGTCACCGCGCTCGAAGACGTCTCGCTGTCGGTCGACGAGGGCGAGTTCTTCACGCTCGTCGGCCCGTCGGGCTGTGGGAAGACCACCACCCTTCGAGCCATCGCGGGCTTCGAGGAGCCGAGCGCGGGCGAGGTCCATATCGACGGCCGGCGCGTCACCGACCTCGCTCCCGAACGGCGCGACGTCGGCGTCGTCTTCCAGCACTACGCGCTCTTTCCCCACATGACGGTCCGCGAGAACGTCGCCTACGGGCTCCGCTTTCGCGATCCGCCTGGCGACGTCACCGACGACGAGCGTGTCGACGAACTGCTCTCACTGGTCGATATGGCGGGGATGGGCGAGCGTGAACCCGAACAGCTCTCGGGCGGGCAACAGCAACGCATCGCGCTCGCACGGGCGCTCGCACCCGGCCCCGACGTACTCCTGCTCGACGAACCGCTGTCGGCGCTCGACGCCCGCCTCCGCGAGCGCCTCCGGGTGACGATCCGCGAGATCCAGCAGGAGTTGGGGATCACCACGATCTACGTGACGCACGACCAGAGCGAGGCGCTCGCCATCAGCGATCGCGTCGCCGTCGTCAGCGGGGGGCGCATCGAACAAGTCGCCCCACCCGAAACCGTCTATCGAGAGCCCCGCTCCCGGTTCGTCGCGGAGTTCGTCGGCGAGAACAACCTCCTCGATGGCGAGGTGACGGAATCGGCCCCGCCGCGCGCGATCGTCGACGGCACCGCGATCGGACTGCCCGAGAGCGCCGCGGTCGATGTCGGCAATTCTGTGACGCTCTGTGTGCGGCCCGAGGTCCTCTCACTCGGCGAGCACGAAACGGCCTCGAACGCGACGACGCTGACAGCGACCGTCGAGCACCGCGAGTTCCTCGGCGACGCCTACCGTGTCCACTGCTCGTGGAACGGGCGGTCGCTGCTCGTCAAGACCGATAGCCGGGAGCCGCCCGAAGGGACCGTGACGCTGACCGTCGCTGCGAGCGACATCCATCTGTTGTCCGATAGCGGGCGCTGA
- a CDS encoding metal-dependent transcriptional regulator, producing the protein MPSSKAEDYLKAIYQLREGEEPVATSTIAEALDVTAPTVTATMKRLEGHGLVDREEYKGVRLTEDGELVALETIRHHRLLELFLAEHLNYDWAEVHEEADRLEHHISERLETELAASLGDPSADPHGAPIPTEDLEPTEADDEPLTEYAAGETLVVAQVADSDPEVLSYLADAGITPDTRLTVREVAPFGMLTVAPEGEDETVSLPAEIAAEVRVRADDERSTDELAAD; encoded by the coding sequence ATGCCGAGTTCGAAGGCCGAGGACTATCTCAAAGCGATCTACCAGCTCCGCGAGGGCGAGGAGCCGGTCGCCACCTCGACCATCGCCGAGGCGCTCGACGTGACGGCCCCGACAGTGACCGCGACGATGAAGCGCCTCGAAGGCCACGGACTCGTCGATCGCGAGGAGTACAAGGGTGTCCGTCTCACCGAAGACGGCGAACTGGTCGCGCTCGAAACGATCCGCCACCACCGCCTGCTCGAACTGTTCCTCGCCGAACACCTGAACTACGACTGGGCGGAGGTTCACGAAGAGGCCGATCGGCTCGAACACCACATCAGCGAGCGCCTCGAAACCGAACTCGCCGCGAGCCTCGGCGACCCCAGCGCCGACCCCCACGGCGCGCCGATCCCGACCGAGGACCTCGAACCCACCGAGGCCGACGACGAACCGCTCACCGAGTACGCGGCGGGCGAGACGCTCGTCGTCGCCCAGGTCGCCGACAGCGATCCCGAGGTGCTCTCCTATCTCGCCGACGCCGGCATCACGCCCGACACCCGCCTCACCGTCCGCGAGGTCGCACCGTTCGGCATGCTTACCGTCGCGCCGGAGGGCGAGGACGAGACCGTCTCGCTGCCGGCCGAGATCGCCGCCGAGGTGCGGGTACGGGCCGACGACGAGCGCTCGACGGACGAACTTGCCGCCGACTGA
- a CDS encoding cytochrome P450 — protein sequence MSSADPQGLQAFPEALSEPDAWLEPFDWYREMRDDSPVRYDASRGSWDVFRHADVKRVISDDEAFSVNPRTASDFEGLSGEGEGLILDTMLFQDPPRHDELRAVVDDAFSPRTVAEMEPRLRDLMSELLDDALAANDGEMDLVEEISYPFPVIVIAELLGVPAEDRAQFKEWSDSLVAAASDEEIAERQQQSQQEMAMYFLDQLQQRREEPRDDLLSTIATAELDDGSKLPQEEALGMCMLLLIAGNITTTNLITNAVRCFGNQGVLSELAGDDNAVGPAIEEALRYRAPVQAMTRIARSDVNLGDATIEEGDRVVAWLGSANRDERAFDNADEFVVDRAPTGHLGFGHGTHYCLGAPLARLEARVALSELLSLDGLALADADLSPTRSSFIYGVESLPIRYDGR from the coding sequence ATGAGTTCCGCCGACCCGCAGGGACTGCAGGCGTTCCCCGAAGCGCTCTCCGAACCCGACGCGTGGCTCGAACCGTTCGACTGGTATCGCGAGATGCGCGACGACTCGCCCGTCCGGTACGACGCTTCGCGCGGCTCCTGGGACGTCTTCCGCCACGCCGACGTCAAACGGGTCATCAGCGACGACGAGGCGTTCTCGGTGAACCCGCGGACGGCGAGTGATTTCGAGGGACTGAGCGGCGAGGGCGAGGGGCTGATTCTCGATACGATGCTGTTCCAGGACCCGCCGCGTCACGACGAGCTCCGCGCGGTCGTCGACGACGCCTTCAGCCCGCGGACGGTCGCCGAAATGGAGCCACGCCTGCGCGACTTGATGAGTGAGCTTCTGGACGACGCGCTCGCGGCCAACGACGGCGAGATGGACCTCGTCGAGGAGATCTCCTACCCGTTCCCGGTCATCGTCATCGCCGAGTTGCTTGGGGTTCCCGCCGAGGACCGCGCGCAGTTCAAGGAGTGGTCGGATTCGCTCGTCGCAGCCGCGAGCGACGAGGAGATCGCCGAGCGCCAGCAGCAGAGCCAGCAGGAGATGGCGATGTACTTCCTCGATCAGCTCCAGCAGCGCCGCGAGGAGCCCCGCGACGATCTCCTCTCGACGATCGCGACCGCCGAGCTCGACGACGGGAGCAAGCTTCCTCAGGAGGAGGCGCTCGGGATGTGTATGCTGTTGCTCATCGCCGGCAACATCACCACGACGAATCTCATCACGAACGCCGTGCGCTGTTTCGGCAATCAGGGCGTCCTTTCCGAACTCGCCGGCGACGACAACGCCGTCGGGCCGGCGATCGAGGAGGCGCTGCGCTACCGCGCGCCCGTCCAGGCGATGACGCGTATCGCGCGCAGCGACGTGAATCTCGGCGACGCGACGATCGAGGAGGGCGATCGGGTCGTGGCGTGGCTCGGCTCGGCGAACCGTGACGAGCGTGCCTTCGACAACGCCGATGAGTTCGTCGTCGATCGTGCGCCGACGGGCCATCTCGGCTTCGGCCACGGCACCCACTACTGTCTCGGCGCGCCGCTGGCCCGTCTCGAAGCCCGTGTCGCCCTCTCGGAGCTGCTCTCGCTCGACGGGCTGGCGCTCGCCGACGCCGACCTCTCGCCGACGCGGAGCTCGTTCATCTACGGTGTCGAGTCGCTGCCGATCCGCTACGACGGGCGCTGA